In Acidimicrobiales bacterium, the following are encoded in one genomic region:
- a CDS encoding sulfatase-like hydrolase/transferase: MGRGILFVTTDQQRFDALGCNGGQVARTPVIDGLAATGVRFERAHPQNVVCMPSRATMLTGQHVRTHGVWMNGVPLPADAPTVAGLLHEAGWRTGLFGKAHFEPFLDPFLRFAENQMGTSGSTDENGRPHRGFDRMELAGHGPAGLVHYRRWMREHHPEHIGGFFPVLDLSLNVNAEGGGDSGAPQVRYNEVPRHAYHTDWVADRAIEWLRGLETDDDWFCWLSFPDPHHPWDPPSSELHRVPWRDLNLPAGYPEDRVERETALDAKAPHWRRWYDGTLVSNYEAPTHWTPASLTSDQVREVDAMAHIENELIDEALGRVLNALGDQGRTAGTDVVFTTDHGEFQGDHGLLFKGPYHVDSLMRLPLVWRPAPNRHVAPAVVTDPVGLVDLAPTFCRIAGLPVPGWMDGEPLPTSATEATEQERQRVLTEWDSVHPSGVEVHLQTITRDGMVCTRYESGTCHDGTEGELWDLAEDPLQRINLWDDTSRKSLRDDLLSDLVDALPPRPANRLRVESPV; this comes from the coding sequence ATGGGCCGGGGAATCCTGTTCGTAACCACCGACCAGCAGCGGTTCGACGCCCTGGGTTGCAACGGCGGACAGGTGGCCCGAACCCCGGTGATCGACGGCTTAGCCGCTACAGGCGTCCGATTCGAACGTGCCCATCCCCAAAACGTGGTCTGCATGCCGTCCCGGGCCACCATGCTCACCGGCCAGCACGTCCGCACCCACGGAGTCTGGATGAACGGCGTCCCCTTGCCGGCCGATGCACCCACCGTCGCTGGCCTCCTCCATGAGGCGGGCTGGCGGACCGGTCTGTTCGGCAAGGCGCATTTCGAACCCTTCCTAGACCCGTTTCTCCGCTTCGCCGAAAACCAGATGGGAACTTCTGGCTCGACTGACGAAAACGGTCGGCCTCACCGGGGATTCGACCGAATGGAACTGGCCGGCCACGGCCCGGCCGGCCTAGTGCACTACCGACGGTGGATGAGAGAGCACCACCCGGAGCACATCGGTGGCTTCTTCCCCGTCCTCGACCTCAGTCTCAACGTAAACGCCGAAGGAGGCGGGGACAGCGGAGCCCCGCAGGTTCGTTACAACGAGGTACCACGACACGCCTACCACACGGACTGGGTTGCCGATCGGGCTATTGAGTGGCTCCGCGGTCTTGAAACCGACGACGACTGGTTCTGTTGGCTGAGCTTCCCAGACCCCCACCACCCGTGGGACCCGCCGTCTTCCGAACTCCACCGAGTCCCGTGGCGCGACCTGAATCTCCCAGCCGGCTATCCGGAGGACCGAGTGGAAAGAGAGACTGCGCTCGACGCCAAAGCCCCGCACTGGCGGCGTTGGTATGACGGGACCTTGGTCTCCAACTACGAGGCTCCAACCCACTGGACCCCAGCCAGTCTCACCTCCGACCAGGTACGCGAGGTCGACGCCATGGCCCATATCGAGAACGAGTTGATCGACGAGGCCCTGGGCCGGGTGCTGAACGCCCTCGGAGACCAGGGCCGGACGGCCGGGACTGACGTGGTATTCACTACCGACCACGGTGAATTCCAGGGCGACCACGGGCTCCTGTTCAAAGGGCCGTACCACGTGGACTCCCTGATGCGCCTACCTCTCGTCTGGCGCCCGGCACCAAATCGCCACGTAGCCCCAGCAGTGGTGACCGACCCGGTGGGACTGGTGGATCTCGCCCCGACGTTTTGTCGGATTGCCGGCCTCCCAGTCCCGGGCTGGATGGACGGTGAGCCGCTGCCAACTTCGGCAACAGAGGCCACCGAACAAGAACGGCAACGGGTCCTCACCGAATGGGACAGCGTTCATCCAAGCGGCGTCGAGGTCCACCTTCAAACCATCACCCGAGACGGGATGGTGTGCACCCGCTACGAGTCGGGGACCTGTCACGACGGAACCGAGGGCGAGCTCTGGGATCTGGCCGAGGACCCCCTCCAGCGGATCAACCTTTGGGACGACACCTCCCGGAAGAGTCTCCGGGATGACCTCCTATCGGACCTCGTCGACGCACTGCCGCCACGCCCCGCGAACCGACTAAGAGTCGAGTCCCCGGTCTGA
- a CDS encoding 1,4-dihydroxy-2-naphthoyl-CoA synthase — protein MGEVAVSETFDPGRWEPVDGFDLTDVTYHRAVDQGTVRVAFDRPDVRNAFRPHTVDELYRVLDHARMASDVGTVLLTGNGPSPRDGGWSFCSGGDQRIRGEDGYRYADGETAETVDPARTGRLHILEVQRLIRFMPKVVIAVVPGWAAGGGHSLHVVADLTLASREHARFKQTDADVASFDGGFGSAYLARQVGQKFAREVFFLGREYTAEQAHSMGMVNEVVDHDRLEDVALEWAAAVNAKSPTAQRMLKFAFNLIDDGLVGQQVFAGEATRLAYGTDEAREGRDAFLEKRPQDYSGFPYHF, from the coding sequence ATGGGCGAAGTCGCTGTCTCTGAGACGTTCGATCCTGGGCGATGGGAGCCCGTGGACGGATTTGATCTGACGGACGTGACCTATCACCGGGCCGTGGACCAGGGAACCGTTCGGGTGGCCTTTGACCGCCCGGATGTTCGAAATGCCTTCCGGCCACACACCGTCGACGAGCTTTACCGGGTGCTGGACCATGCGCGGATGGCTTCGGACGTGGGCACAGTGCTGTTGACAGGAAACGGACCTTCGCCTCGCGACGGCGGCTGGTCGTTCTGTTCGGGCGGTGATCAGCGGATCCGAGGTGAAGACGGCTATCGCTACGCCGATGGAGAGACGGCCGAGACGGTGGACCCGGCCCGGACAGGCCGTCTCCACATCCTTGAGGTCCAGCGTCTGATCCGGTTTATGCCCAAAGTGGTCATCGCGGTGGTGCCCGGCTGGGCGGCCGGTGGCGGTCACAGCCTCCACGTGGTGGCCGACCTGACCCTGGCCAGCCGTGAACACGCCCGCTTCAAGCAGACGGATGCTGACGTGGCCAGCTTCGACGGAGGTTTTGGTTCGGCCTATCTGGCGCGCCAGGTGGGCCAGAAGTTCGCCCGTGAGGTGTTCTTCCTCGGTCGGGAGTACACAGCCGAGCAGGCACACTCGATGGGGATGGTCAACGAGGTGGTTGACCACGACCGCCTTGAGGATGTGGCCTTGGAGTGGGCGGCCGCCGTTAACGCCAAGAGTCCGACAGCCCAGCGGATGCTCAAATTCGCCTTCAACCTGATCGACGATGGTCTTGTCGGTCAGCAGGTGTTTGCCGGCGAGGCAACACGTCTGGCCTACGGGACTGACGAGGCCCGGGAAGGTCGGGACGCGTTCCTGGAAAAGCGGCCCCAGGACTACTCGGGTTTCCCGTACCACTTCTGA
- a CDS encoding NAD(P)H-dependent oxidoreductase: protein MRTLLVVWHSASGGTRALVEAAVAGASDPAIANAGMLVGVQVVEALHAGVEDVLGADGYLLATPENFGYMSGALKDFFDRTYYPCLDHTRGRPYRLVVKAGGDGAGAVGAVVPLATGLGWRSVGEPLVVREEVSDKDLDAARELGGSLAAGLALDLW from the coding sequence ATGCGCACCTTGCTTGTGGTCTGGCATTCCGCCTCCGGCGGGACCCGTGCTCTGGTCGAGGCTGCGGTCGCTGGGGCCTCTGATCCAGCCATTGCCAATGCCGGGATGCTGGTTGGTGTCCAGGTGGTCGAGGCACTCCATGCCGGAGTCGAGGACGTCCTGGGTGCCGACGGTTACCTCCTGGCCACCCCAGAGAACTTCGGTTACATGTCCGGCGCATTGAAGGATTTCTTCGACCGGACCTACTACCCGTGTCTGGATCACACTCGTGGGAGGCCCTACCGCTTAGTCGTCAAGGCCGGAGGGGATGGGGCGGGCGCTGTGGGCGCTGTGGTGCCACTGGCCACCGGCTTGGGTTGGCGGTCGGTTGGTGAGCCGCTGGTCGTGCGGGAGGAGGTCAGCGACAAGGACCTCGATGCGGCCCGAGAACTCGGCGGATCACTAGCCGCCGGCCTGGCCCTGGATCTTTGGTGA
- a CDS encoding peptidoglycan DD-metalloendopeptidase family protein: MHHHPPVPRLRRLLVLSGALLVVLALPAEAIKETESIRDARDKREAAKDSAATAAEALEVVAAADDVVADALHALDDAVALQEAKIAAARQAIEAAEAEATLRWVQADQVEAEVAELRLRIQELAIDVYISRMRPGSLLESRDLTEGVRRAAILDAVTGDRGDMVDRLRALESDLEDIAFSADDAIREADARQRELESSILVLDRRIAAKENVKGELEERIRAYEEEIRQFERDQYVMAILIENLIAEELRKSAPDLTKESGQGFIMPMEGKIGSGFGPRIHPIFGTKRQHNGVDIGCVRGQPIWAAKAGKVIFAGWKNGYGNIVLIEHEGPVVTLYAHQEELHVSSGYVIDKGEVLGKCGSTGWSTGPHLHFEVRTGGEAKDPMIVLPG, from the coding sequence ATGCACCACCACCCACCCGTTCCCCGTCTCCGTCGGCTCCTGGTGCTCTCTGGAGCCCTACTGGTTGTCCTGGCCCTCCCAGCCGAAGCAATCAAAGAAACCGAGTCCATCCGTGACGCCCGGGACAAGAGGGAGGCGGCCAAGGACAGCGCAGCGACCGCAGCAGAGGCCCTGGAGGTCGTGGCGGCCGCCGACGACGTGGTGGCCGACGCTCTGCATGCCTTGGACGACGCAGTGGCCCTCCAAGAGGCGAAAATTGCCGCCGCCCGGCAGGCCATCGAGGCAGCCGAAGCCGAGGCCACTCTGCGGTGGGTCCAGGCGGACCAGGTGGAGGCCGAGGTGGCCGAGCTTCGGCTCCGGATCCAGGAGCTGGCCATTGATGTCTATATCTCCCGCATGCGGCCGGGCAGCCTGCTTGAATCTCGGGACCTCACTGAGGGCGTCCGGCGGGCCGCCATACTGGACGCGGTGACCGGCGACCGGGGCGACATGGTCGATCGGCTCCGCGCCCTCGAGTCGGACCTGGAGGACATTGCCTTCTCGGCCGACGACGCCATCCGCGAGGCCGATGCGCGCCAACGGGAGTTGGAGTCATCAATTTTGGTCCTAGACCGCCGGATCGCCGCCAAGGAGAACGTGAAGGGCGAGTTGGAGGAGCGGATTCGGGCCTATGAGGAAGAGATCCGGCAGTTCGAACGCGACCAGTACGTCATGGCTATTCTCATCGAGAACCTGATTGCCGAGGAACTCCGCAAGTCGGCGCCCGACCTGACCAAAGAATCCGGCCAAGGCTTCATCATGCCCATGGAGGGAAAGATCGGATCAGGTTTCGGACCTCGGATCCACCCCATCTTCGGGACCAAGCGCCAGCACAACGGGGTGGACATCGGATGTGTCAGGGGTCAGCCCATCTGGGCGGCCAAGGCGGGGAAGGTCATCTTCGCGGGCTGGAAGAACGGCTACGGCAACATCGTCCTAATCGAGCACGAGGGCCCGGTAGTCACCTTGTACGCCCACCAGGAGGAGCTACACGTCTCCAGCGGCTACGTGATCGACAAAGGCGAGGTGCTCGGGAAGTGCGGATCCACCGGATGGTCGACCGGCCCACACCTCCACTTCGAGGTCCGAACCGGTGGCGAGGCTAAGGACCCGATGATCGTCCTCCCGGGCTAG
- a CDS encoding sodium-translocating pyrophosphatase — protein sequence MELPNALHTLGDTPLDAIPYLAGASALMGLLLAYFFYTNVKAASPGDERMVFLMTEIQKGARAFLKKEYSWVSVFVVVMAVLIAALIAPAAAVTYVIGAFLSGLAGYVGMTVATMANARTTEAAKDGPGRALPIAFRGGAVMGFTVAGLALLGLMFVYVLFVLILEVDDAFEVVTAYGLGASSIALFSRVGGGIYTKAADVGADLVGKVEAGIPEDDPRNPATIADNVGDNVGDVAGMGADLFESYAGSIIAPISLVAFALGLGAEQASATTNISLLAFPMAIALVGMVASILGSFLVKGGSSTDTKALSKALHMGTNVAMALTAVGTVGVAYWLFGDNDAFDSPMGLAIAVIGGLVVGWALGKTAEFYTSDHFGPVKKIAKQTETGPATTILGGISAGMVSVATSVALLGIGVGVAYWGGEVAFDSIGALDGGIYGIAVAAIGMLATTGVVVSVDAYGPIADNAGGIAEMADLDPSVREVTDALDSLGNTTAAVAKGFAVGSAALTALALFKSFEFAVSQAGGSLSLDVGDVTVFIGLFLGAMLPFLFAALTIDAVGRAAHDMIEEVRRQFREIPGLREGQPGVHPDSARCVAISTTASLKEMVLPGSLAVVIPLVMGFISINALGGFLAGALVSGFCLAIFMANAGGAWDNAKKYIESGHHGGKGSESHKAAVVGDTVGDPFKDTSGPAMNILIKVMTIVSLVFASAFVG from the coding sequence GTGGAACTTCCCAACGCCCTACACACCCTTGGAGACACTCCCTTGGACGCCATTCCCTATCTGGCGGGCGCGTCGGCCCTCATGGGCCTACTACTCGCCTATTTCTTCTACACCAACGTAAAGGCCGCCTCTCCGGGCGACGAGCGCATGGTCTTCCTCATGACCGAGATACAGAAGGGCGCCCGGGCCTTCCTTAAGAAGGAGTACAGCTGGGTTTCGGTATTTGTGGTGGTGATGGCCGTACTCATCGCTGCCCTGATCGCACCGGCAGCCGCCGTGACCTACGTGATCGGTGCCTTCCTGTCTGGCCTTGCCGGATACGTGGGTATGACGGTGGCGACCATGGCCAATGCCCGCACAACGGAGGCAGCCAAGGACGGTCCCGGCCGCGCTCTCCCGATCGCCTTCCGGGGCGGCGCAGTTATGGGCTTCACGGTTGCTGGTTTGGCCCTCCTAGGTCTCATGTTCGTGTATGTGCTCTTCGTGTTGATCCTCGAGGTCGACGACGCCTTCGAGGTCGTGACCGCCTACGGACTGGGCGCATCGTCAATCGCCCTGTTCTCCCGAGTAGGGGGCGGCATCTACACGAAGGCAGCCGACGTGGGCGCCGACCTGGTGGGCAAGGTTGAAGCGGGCATCCCGGAAGATGATCCCCGGAACCCAGCCACAATTGCCGACAACGTGGGCGACAACGTGGGCGACGTGGCCGGCATGGGCGCCGATCTGTTCGAGAGCTACGCAGGGTCGATCATCGCCCCGATCTCACTGGTGGCTTTCGCGCTTGGCCTAGGTGCCGAGCAGGCCAGTGCCACCACCAACATTTCCCTGCTCGCATTCCCCATGGCCATCGCCCTGGTGGGCATGGTGGCCTCCATTCTGGGTTCCTTCTTGGTCAAGGGCGGGAGCTCTACCGACACCAAGGCGCTGTCAAAAGCCCTCCACATGGGAACCAACGTGGCCATGGCCTTGACCGCTGTTGGCACAGTGGGCGTTGCCTACTGGCTATTCGGCGACAACGACGCCTTTGACTCCCCGATGGGCCTAGCAATCGCAGTGATCGGGGGCCTCGTCGTGGGCTGGGCACTAGGCAAGACGGCTGAGTTCTACACCTCAGACCACTTCGGCCCGGTGAAGAAGATCGCCAAACAGACGGAGACCGGACCTGCCACCACAATCCTGGGCGGCATATCGGCCGGGATGGTCTCGGTCGCCACTTCCGTAGCCCTACTGGGTATTGGCGTGGGCGTCGCCTATTGGGGCGGTGAGGTGGCCTTCGACTCCATCGGTGCCCTGGACGGCGGGATATACGGAATCGCCGTGGCCGCCATAGGAATGCTGGCCACTACAGGGGTGGTTGTGTCAGTCGACGCCTACGGCCCGATCGCCGACAACGCTGGCGGAATCGCCGAGATGGCCGATCTCGACCCGAGTGTCCGCGAGGTCACCGACGCCTTGGATTCCCTTGGCAACACCACCGCCGCCGTAGCCAAGGGCTTCGCCGTGGGCTCAGCTGCCCTCACTGCCCTGGCCCTATTCAAGAGCTTCGAATTCGCGGTCAGCCAGGCGGGTGGCTCGTTGTCCCTCGACGTTGGCGACGTGACCGTCTTCATCGGCCTGTTCCTCGGTGCCATGCTGCCCTTCCTTTTCGCCGCTCTGACCATCGACGCCGTGGGCCGGGCCGCCCACGACATGATCGAAGAGGTCCGTCGCCAGTTCAGGGAGATCCCTGGCCTGAGAGAGGGCCAGCCGGGAGTACACCCGGACTCGGCGCGCTGCGTGGCCATTTCCACCACGGCATCGCTCAAGGAGATGGTGCTCCCCGGATCGCTGGCTGTGGTCATTCCCTTGGTTATGGGCTTCATCAGTATCAATGCCCTGGGTGGCTTCCTAGCCGGCGCGTTGGTCTCTGGCTTCTGTTTAGCCATCTTCATGGCCAACGCCGGCGGTGCGTGGGATAACGCCAAGAAGTACATCGAAAGCGGTCACCACGGCGGCAAGGGCTCGGAAAGCCACAAGGCGGCCGTTGTTGGCGACACGGTGGGCGACCCGTTCAAGGACACCTCCGGCCCCGCTATGAACATCCTCATCAAGGTGATGACGATCGTGTCCCTAGTGTTCGCATCGGCTTTTGTCGGCTAA
- a CDS encoding SRPBCC family protein has translation MGDRRVDVRREAVIPADPDVVWAIVAAAERQAEWFPGMVTSTVKDDVRTVVAASGAIFLEKILSIDDDTRCFEYRITGPLQLDHHRGRITVQDDPGGARVVYEQELEPKALAYVLDGALGDALVGLRDLVTDGQTSRAYQDGGA, from the coding sequence ATGGGAGACCGCAGGGTTGACGTCAGGCGTGAGGCGGTAATCCCCGCCGACCCGGACGTCGTCTGGGCCATCGTGGCTGCTGCCGAACGCCAGGCCGAGTGGTTCCCCGGGATGGTGACGTCGACCGTCAAAGACGACGTCCGCACCGTCGTCGCGGCTTCCGGGGCCATCTTCCTGGAGAAAATTCTGTCCATCGACGACGACACCCGGTGTTTCGAGTACCGAATCACCGGCCCCCTCCAACTCGACCACCACCGAGGGCGCATAACCGTGCAAGACGACCCCGGAGGGGCAAGGGTCGTCTACGAACAAGAACTCGAACCCAAAGCGTTGGCCTACGTCCTGGACGGTGCTCTCGGCGATGCTCTGGTCGGCCTACGGGATCTCGTAACCGACGGGCAGACGTCCCGGGCCTATCAGGACGGTGGTGCCTGA
- a CDS encoding CoA transferase, which yields MPPINRPLQGLRVIDLCHGRGDLCGRLLGDLGADVLLVEPPTGSTSRHLPPFGTDGTSLYFAYRNTNKRSAVLDLSDQVDRDRLLSLTARADVVVESSPPGHLASLGIGAEDLAATNSELVVASLTDFGQTGPYRDMESTDDVILGLSGWLALSGIPEKPPLLPPCTLASDTLGILGVHAILVALVQRSRGGGGQHLDVSALEAMAQMNTWGVPLASHRRHLGAGMSTLRQGDSLMYPTVPCADGAVRQVVLSPGQWRAMWEWMDQPEEFAGEYWESFANRLSHLLQINEAFAKHWSDWTMVEGCREAQRRGIVATPMLSPADILIDEHFASRGTFWDVDVSSTTRAPVVSGLWEFDGERVGYRFRSPDPGEHTPEFQDPPFELPALVDGSGSRPLEGLRVADFGHGGVGVECGRMLADFGADVVKVESRSYPDFLRIFMGGEVTPSFASCSRNKRCLGLDLKHPDAREVVERLVAWADVLIENNSTGTMDRLGIGWQDVRRLNPKAVLVSSQLMGSRGIQAAWTGYGPTIQTAGGLSWLWAFDDGDGPPGNNAVHPDHLAGRLCAIGALATLIGMRRGSLPAHVEVAQVESMVATLGDALLAEALEPGAARPEGNDSPIGAPWGVFPCAGEDRWCVVCVRHDDDWAALREAMDNPEWAASPDLATTDGRLAQRDRVNSGLAAWTRTFGSSEVQDRCQSVGVPAGRVTNPFDQLEDHHLMERGFLVEIDQTGLGPMVLEGTCIRGSAMPEPPCGPAPLIGEHSWSFCVQDLQMEPDRVTALLASGALEQVTTDDG from the coding sequence ATGCCCCCCATAAACCGACCACTACAGGGCCTCCGGGTCATCGACCTCTGCCACGGCCGGGGCGACCTTTGCGGTCGACTGCTGGGTGACCTTGGAGCTGACGTGCTTCTCGTCGAACCACCGACCGGATCGACCAGTCGACACCTGCCACCGTTCGGTACCGACGGGACGTCGCTGTACTTCGCCTACCGCAACACGAATAAGCGCAGTGCGGTCTTGGACCTGAGCGACCAGGTAGACCGAGACCGTCTGCTGTCCTTAACCGCACGTGCAGACGTGGTGGTGGAGTCATCTCCGCCTGGTCACCTGGCCAGCCTGGGGATTGGCGCCGAGGACCTGGCCGCCACCAACTCTGAGCTCGTGGTCGCATCGCTCACCGATTTTGGCCAGACCGGCCCCTACCGAGACATGGAGTCCACCGATGACGTGATCCTTGGCCTGTCCGGCTGGTTGGCTCTCTCGGGTATACCGGAGAAGCCTCCCCTGCTGCCCCCGTGCACCCTGGCCAGTGACACCCTGGGGATCCTGGGCGTACACGCCATCCTGGTGGCCCTCGTGCAACGTAGCCGTGGCGGAGGTGGCCAGCACCTTGACGTGTCTGCCCTGGAGGCCATGGCCCAGATGAACACCTGGGGAGTGCCCCTCGCCAGCCACCGTCGACACCTCGGGGCTGGTATGTCAACCCTCCGGCAGGGGGACAGCCTGATGTACCCCACGGTGCCGTGCGCCGACGGGGCCGTTCGGCAGGTGGTCCTTTCACCCGGCCAGTGGCGGGCCATGTGGGAGTGGATGGATCAGCCGGAGGAGTTCGCCGGCGAATACTGGGAGTCCTTCGCTAACCGCCTATCCCACCTTCTGCAGATCAATGAGGCGTTCGCCAAACATTGGTCGGACTGGACGATGGTGGAGGGATGCCGGGAGGCCCAACGGCGCGGCATCGTGGCGACGCCCATGTTGAGTCCGGCCGACATACTGATCGACGAGCATTTCGCCTCGCGCGGCACCTTCTGGGATGTCGACGTCTCCTCCACTACCCGGGCCCCCGTGGTGTCCGGGCTCTGGGAATTTGACGGGGAGCGGGTTGGCTACCGGTTCCGCTCTCCGGACCCGGGTGAGCACACGCCCGAGTTTCAGGATCCGCCCTTCGAACTCCCCGCTCTGGTCGACGGCTCCGGCAGTCGGCCGCTGGAGGGTCTCCGGGTAGCCGACTTTGGACACGGCGGTGTCGGCGTGGAGTGCGGTCGCATGCTGGCCGACTTTGGAGCCGACGTCGTCAAGGTGGAGAGCCGGTCTTATCCCGACTTCCTACGGATATTCATGGGCGGTGAGGTAACGCCATCGTTCGCCTCCTGCAGTCGTAACAAGCGCTGCCTCGGCCTCGACCTGAAACATCCCGATGCCCGGGAGGTCGTGGAGCGCCTGGTTGCGTGGGCCGACGTCCTGATTGAGAACAACTCCACAGGAACTATGGACCGGTTGGGGATCGGATGGCAGGACGTCCGACGACTCAATCCGAAGGCCGTGCTGGTCTCCAGCCAACTAATGGGTTCTCGGGGAATCCAGGCCGCTTGGACGGGCTACGGGCCCACCATCCAGACGGCAGGCGGACTCAGTTGGCTCTGGGCGTTCGACGACGGCGACGGCCCGCCGGGCAACAACGCGGTCCACCCGGACCACCTAGCCGGCCGTCTGTGCGCCATCGGGGCTCTAGCCACCCTGATCGGCATGCGACGGGGATCACTTCCGGCCCACGTGGAGGTCGCACAGGTCGAGTCCATGGTGGCCACTCTTGGCGACGCCCTCCTGGCCGAGGCGCTGGAACCTGGGGCAGCACGACCGGAAGGCAACGACTCCCCCATTGGTGCCCCGTGGGGCGTGTTCCCATGCGCCGGCGAGGACCGGTGGTGCGTGGTCTGCGTCCGCCATGACGACGACTGGGCCGCATTACGGGAGGCCATGGACAATCCGGAGTGGGCCGCGAGCCCCGACCTAGCCACCACCGACGGTCGCCTGGCACAGCGGGATCGGGTGAATAGCGGACTGGCCGCATGGACGAGGACTTTCGGATCGTCTGAGGTACAGGACCGTTGTCAATCTGTCGGCGTGCCCGCTGGTCGAGTAACGAATCCGTTTGACCAACTCGAGGACCACCATCTGATGGAGCGGGGTTTCTTGGTGGAGATCGACCAGACCGGTCTGGGCCCAATGGTCCTAGAGGGGACGTGTATACGAGGTTCCGCCATGCCGGAGCCCCCCTGCGGGCCGGCACCACTCATCGGGGAGCACAGTTGGTCCTTCTGCGTCCAAGACTTGCAGATGGAACCGGACCGGGTGACTGCCCTTCTGGCCTCAGGTGCCCTGGAACAGGTGACCACCGATGACGGCTGA
- a CDS encoding 5-formyltetrahydrofolate cyclo-ligase → MEPTSASVDDVRGEMLARRRALAADVVARSSAVVVERLRGLPEVREAQTIGAYLGVRSEVDPSALCDDEGLDVALPVTTPGEPLRFVVPTGPLLDGPFGIRQPGDGREVATDDLDLVLIPVVAADEMGNRVGHGAGFYDRTFARDRRADPARPLLIGLCHAFQVVPRLEARSWDVPLDLVVTEIGLVRPGR, encoded by the coding sequence GTGGAACCGACCTCGGCATCTGTCGATGACGTCCGGGGCGAGATGCTGGCCCGTCGGCGGGCCTTAGCCGCCGACGTGGTCGCCCGATCGTCTGCCGTGGTGGTGGAACGCCTTCGAGGCTTGCCCGAGGTCCGAGAAGCCCAGACCATCGGCGCCTACCTGGGTGTCCGGAGCGAGGTGGACCCGTCGGCCCTCTGCGACGACGAAGGTCTCGACGTGGCGCTTCCAGTGACCACGCCGGGAGAGCCTCTACGATTCGTCGTTCCTACAGGACCGTTGCTCGACGGCCCCTTTGGGATCCGCCAGCCAGGGGATGGCCGGGAGGTAGCGACCGACGACCTGGACCTGGTCCTGATCCCCGTAGTTGCCGCCGACGAGATGGGCAACCGCGTCGGTCACGGTGCCGGCTTCTACGACCGCACATTCGCGCGTGACCGAAGAGCGGATCCGGCTCGACCGCTCCTGATCGGCCTATGCCATGCCTTCCAAGTGGTTCCCCGACTGGAGGCCCGATCATGGGACGTACCCCTAGATCTCGTGGTGACCGAGATCGGCCTGGTTCGCCCCGGGAGGTGA